In Chryseobacterium scophthalmum, the genomic stretch CTTACATTGGTTTTTGCTTCCGCAGCAAGGAAATCAAGCATATCTTCGGTAAGAACGATACCGTCTCTGCTCAATTTAGCCTGAATAATCTGTTTACGTGTATTTAAATCCGGAGATTTGATCTCTGCAGAAAGTCCCCATTTGAAACGGGAAACAATTCTGTCCTGAATATCCATAATATCAACCGGAGCCTTATCTGAAGTAAGGATAATCTGCTTTCCATTTTGATGCAAATAATCAAAAATATGGAAGAAACTGTCCTGTGTTGCAGATTTTCCAGACAAGAACTGAATATCATCGATAATCAGAACGTCTACCATTTGATAAAAATTGGCAAATTCTGTCTGTTTATGAGCTTTAGCAGCCGAAATAAACTGTTGAATGAATTTTTCAGATGATAAATAAAGTACTACTTTATCCGGAAACTGGCTTTTCACTTCCAAACCTACAGCCTGACCTAAGTGAGTTTTACCAACTCCATAACCTCCATATAAAAACAAAGGGTTAAAAGCAGTTGCTCCAGGTCTTTTAGCAATTGATCTTGCAACGGTAGAAGCAAACTTGTTGCTTTCACCTTCTACATAATTATCAAAAGAGAAATCTGCTTTAAGGTTAGAATCAATATTTACTTTTTTAATTCCCGGAACTACAAAAGGATTCACAATATTTCCGGAAAATCCTTGAGGCATGGTTTCCTGAACTTTCGGAGTGGGAGTAGACTTCCCTTTCATATTCATGGTAACTGGTCTTTCTAAACCGCTTGGTTTATTTTCCATTACAGAATACCAAAGTTTTACCCCTTTACCGATATTTTTCTTTAGAGCAGCAGAAAGCAATGACAGATAGTTATCTTCAATATATTCTTTGTAAAAATCACTCGGAACCATCAACGTAAGATTGTTCTCAACCAATGAAATTGGTTGTACTTTGTCGAATAGTAAATCGAAAGATTTTTCAAGCTTTTTAAGATCAGAATTGTCTTCAGCTGCGTTAAGATTGTCACGCATAAACTGAAGGCATTTCTGCCATATCATCATTAAATTTTCACCCATTTTTATGCCCTGATTAATTCTTTGGTTAGTCGTTTTAGGAGGAAGACAAAGGTCTCATTTTTTATTTTCATAAAAAAATATTTCTCATATTGATTATTTAAAAATATATTTGTATGTATAATTAAGAGATAAAAATGATACACTCAAAACACTCATTACGAGTACGTTACGCAGAAACCGATCC encodes the following:
- the dnaA gene encoding chromosomal replication initiator protein DnaA, producing MGENLMMIWQKCLQFMRDNLNAAEDNSDLKKLEKSFDLLFDKVQPISLVENNLTLMVPSDFYKEYIEDNYLSLLSAALKKNIGKGVKLWYSVMENKPSGLERPVTMNMKGKSTPTPKVQETMPQGFSGNIVNPFVVPGIKKVNIDSNLKADFSFDNYVEGESNKFASTVARSIAKRPGATAFNPLFLYGGYGVGKTHLGQAVGLEVKSQFPDKVVLYLSSEKFIQQFISAAKAHKQTEFANFYQMVDVLIIDDIQFLSGKSATQDSFFHIFDYLHQNGKQIILTSDKAPVDIMDIQDRIVSRFKWGLSAEIKSPDLNTRKQIIQAKLSRDGIVLTEDMLDFLAAEAKTNVRELIGIINSVIAYSTIYKSDLSLELLKETINKIAANQKKVINIPYIQDVVCDYFGIKREQLLSKTRKREIALPRQLAMYFSKEYTNATFSKIGEEMGGKDHSTVMYACDTIKDVSKIDKEIKKYVKDLTEKIKN